The Hemibagrus wyckioides isolate EC202008001 linkage group LG26, SWU_Hwy_1.0, whole genome shotgun sequence DNA window AATGTTTCAACTGTGTTGAATGTGCAGGCAGATGTAATATACCAGTGTTGGGTTCTTTCCATGTAGAAAAATCCCCCTTTTATATATTCGAAAGATTTTTTGTATCGTCAGCTCTATGTCATGAAAAGCTTTTTGTGTCGACGTTCCCACTGCTTTGCATTTGTCCAAAAATATCTTGGAAATTTTAGGCATGTTCTAAAGGTTCTGTTGAACTCTTGTGAGAAGaagatatattttcattttatttgaagttgcactttagtttattttaaatgcGTTTTTAGTGTTTGCATTTTTATAGAATGCATGAATATACACTGCAGAGTAAAAATAAGCCTCCATTTTCACACCAGAGCTTTATATTTATAGGCATTTCTATAGCATTGCTAATTTTCTCACTCATTATGTCTCTCACTGAATTTTGATATCAACACAATACTTTTCCACAATGATTTTCTGCAATTTGATCAAGATATTGTTTCAGTCATTCGTTATATTATTTTGCTTTTGGTCTTGTTACTTACAAGAGTGAGTTATTGGTGATGTCGTTGTTATTTTCTACTGTAGTGATAGAGGAAGGTGGTGTGAAGATGAAACTGACAGTGATTGATACTCCTGGATTTGGGGACCAGATCAACAATGAAAACTGGTGAGTGAGGAGGTGTTTGATTTCTATTTTTGTCCTGTTGTCCATTCTGTCGTCTGTCTTTGTATTCAGTAGTCTTAAACTCCTTTCTTGTGTTTACAGCTGGGAGCCAATATCTAAATATATCAATGAGCAGTATGAGAAGTTTTTGAAGGAAGAAGTTAACATTGCCCGTAAAAAACGGATTCCGGACACCCGAGTACACTGCTGCTTGTACTTCATATCTCCAACTGGACACTCGTGAGCACAAATACATCACATCCTGAAATTCTGCACAAAACGGTCTAATTAATTCAAATCTAACAATAGTTGTCTTTGGCTAACTGAAGTGGATTGTCTAGATGCATATAATAATTGAATTTCCAATGTGAACATGAACTGAAAAAACTGTTCAGATTTCAGCCTCCGTGGAAGATGGTACCATTCATACAACGTGATGTACCCACTGGTCACTGCACAGAAGAACTTAATTTAAGGCAGTCGGCTTGGAACAGCCAGTTAATATGACATGTCTGAGTGGTTGTCTGAGATACATTAATCAAGTCAGGCTCATTTGACTCTTTGCTGCAGTGATCTCTGCAGTTCAATCTATTAACTGCCCCCCAACCCCCTTCTCTCTTCTGTTCTATAGTTACACTCTCTGACCTTCTGcctttctatctatctctctcttccacttTGTGTCAGACTGCGACAGCTGGACATTGAGTTCATGAAGCATTTAAGTCGAACTGTAAACATCATTCCTGTCATTGCCAAAGCGGATACTCTGACTCCTGAGGAAAAAATAGAGTTCAAGCAAAGGGTGAGAAAgagtgcatggatggatggatggatggatggagggataagTGAAAAGATGGGTGAATGGATAATTAGTAGTATGACGGTTGAGTGAATAATGGATTAATGGAttaatggattgatggatggatggatggatggatggatggatggatggatggatttttaaaatatggacaaataggtggatggatgagaAATAGGAGGATGGATGATGAATGCAGTATATGGATGGACAAATGAAGATGGGTGGCttgttgatggatggatggatggatggatgtatggatggatatatgaagaaatgggtggatggataatCAGTAGTATGAGGTTGAGTAAAAATGGAttaatgcatggatggatggatggatgggtggatggatggataatcaGTAGTATGAGGTTGAGTAAAAATGGAttaatgcatggatggatggatggatggatggatgggtggatggatggatggaagaatatTTAGAATGTGGACaaataggtggatggatgagaAATAGgaggataaatgaatgaatacagtatATGGATGGACAAATGAAGATGGGCTGCTagttgatggatggattgatggatggatggatggatggatggatggatggatggatagacaggtaATTAGATTAAAAGATCTTATATGTGGaagaatgggtggatggataatCAATAGTAGGATGAATAAGCGAAAAACCAATTATGGAGTAGATGTTGAGTAGATGGAACCAAGATACACCATGTGGCCACCTGAGACCTGACCATCACTCCTACTGTAATTGAGGGTCTTTCctaaactgttctcacaaaggtGTAAGGACACAATAGTTTGTATTGCAATGTTTTTGTATGCTATACAATTGcaattttccttcactggaactaagaggtccAAACCTGTTCAAacatgacaatgtccctgtgcacaaagctatGGAGCCATGAAGAGGTGGTTTGCCATCTTTGGTGGTCTGCagagagccctgacctcaaccccactaaaGGTGTTCTGGGATGAAACACAATAATGTTCTTGTGACTGAACAGGCACAATTCCTTGAAGGTATCTTCTAAAATCCAGTGAAAAGCCTTGTCAGAAGAGTTCAGAAAACTATAGTAATAAAGGTTAAGCCAATTTCAAATGAATACCCAGAGATTTGGATTGGGATGTTCAGGAAGACCATATGGATGAGATGGTCcgatgtccacatacttttggccatatagtgtaggtgtatggatggatagaaggatcTTTAGAATGTGGAAGAAtaggtggatgaatgaatatatgGATGGCGGTttgatgcatggatggatggatggatggatggctgaatggatggatgaatggatggatgaatggatggatggatggatggatggatggatggataggtagattCATAGGTGGTTTGGTGAACAACTGATTGGTTGGCTGGATGAAAAGCTTAATGAAAACTCATGtatgataaaaatatatacatttaaattctCTTCCCTTGTCCAGGTGAGGAAGGAGCTGGAAGTGTGTGGAATCGAATTTTATCCACAAAAGGAGTTTGATGAAGACCAGGAGGACAAGGCTGAAAACGATAAGATCAGGGTATAGTGCAAATTAATGAAAACTACCTTTTACAATGCACAGAAAACATAGCTGTAATATTATTCCCACATGTTGGCTATTGATGTTTATTTGCCACATTTTTGCCATATTTCCATTATTCCTGTCCTATTTTTTTGTCCTCTGTTGCTCCACTTCTATTATGCTATCGGCCTGTGACTCATCTGTCTTCCCTCATAAATGAGTTCATATGTTATTGTAGAATGCATcattaaatctgtgtgtgtgtgtgtgtgtgtacaggaggccATGCCTTTTGCAGTAGTAGGAAGTGACAAAGAGTACCAAGTCAACTGCAAACGGGTTCTGGGTCGGAAGACTGCCTGGGGAATAGTAGAAGGTGCGTAAGCTCATTGTGTCATTCTCTGTCCTTCCACTGAAATCAGAAACGACTAGAGAGATTCAGATTTAATAAGACTCTTCCCAGTGCTCACTTGGTTGTCTAAGGTCTTAAACACTGCAGGACATGgctttatagaaaaataatcagcacatactgaagtgttttattccttttacaccacaaATTTCTATCCATTTAAAGTTAAGTTTAATGCTGTAGAATGTCAGAAAAATTATAAACATGTCTCTGCGTAGCGATTTTTTATACTCTACAGCTAATTACAGTAAAAGCTTGACTATTTTTTATAGTACAGTAGTGAGAAAGAGTCAATACATTTCTAATACATATGGAGAAATAAGaaggttgtatgtgtgtgtgtgtgtgtgtgtgtgtgtgtatttggacaccagagtgtgtgaatTGGTCAGTTCCATGCCATTGGCAAGGCGTCAAACAGGATTCAGCAGGAAAGCAGaatgaaacagagagtgtgtgcatatgtgtgtgtgtgtgtgtgtgtgtgtgtgagagagagaaagagagatgtcaAATTATCTGTCCTATTTAAGCATGTGACTTGTCGCTGCTGAAGACATTTTGAGGGCATCTTCGATGTCAGTCATTTTATCCATTCCCCTTGTATATGCTTCTCCCTAGATGGGattgtttttccattttttggGATTGTTTCTGCAGATATTTTTGGTGATCGTAAGATCATTTACATTCAGTTTCTTGTATTTCCCCCCCTCATCAGTTGAAAACCCGAATCACTGTGAATTCTCGCAACTCCGGGATTTCCTGATCAGGTAAAATATAttgcaaaatttattttttatttcctgttatcattATAAGTCCTTGTTAGAGACAGCTTATAAGTAACACACATAAAACATGACAATATgttctgttaaaggaaaataagcCATGATAGTGGCATAATGTATTTCCACTTCATAATGTATTTTCCTGAAGTCCGTGAACATAGCATAAAAACTTTGAATGGCTTAATTCAGGTATAATTTCCTCAGTAAATGTTAAACACTATATATTGATTACTGACTTTGCTGCTTTATAGGTCTCACCTCCAAGACCTGAAGGAGGTCACTCATAACATCCATTATGAGACGTACCGGGCCAAAAGGCTCAACGACAACGGAGGCCTCCATCCCATTTCAACCAGCAACAGCACACAGGAAAGCAACCTGTAAGCGGGAAACACTGAGCGAGAGAGAACGATTGACGAGAGATAATGAAAGATGATAAGGGATAATATTTTTGTGGATAAATACATTAGCACGTGCCCTTGTGGAGTTCATCTTAAAGCTTTATAACCATCTGAGCATGTTCGTCATTGCCTCTCTTTTTTGCAAAGCgtccttttttaaaaagcaaataacGACAGCACATCAAGCTAAGACGGGGACAGCCTCTAGATACTACAGTAGATATAAGTTCAAATATGGATGGATGACAGCACTGCCATTCACCTGCACACAATACGTAGGAGTTTTAGAAATCTTTTAGTGAAGTCTACTTTGTGTGATCACTTTCTCTAATAGCCTTTAGGTAAAGAACCTGCCAAAACAATTCAGGACTCGTTTTTGCACGCCTTGATGGTGATATACTGATGCACACATCAGTGTACTTTTACCATTTAACTCTTTCTAACTGCACTGCAGCATTTACCACTGGCTGCATGTCTTACCCTGATTACCAGTGATCCTTTCGGACACCAATTCAGGACTTTCTCATTATCCAGACAAGCACACCAAGTACCGATTCCTCTCAACCCAAGGTTTCTGAATGTTTACTCCCATACATTTTGTAAGCTTGTTTCTAGACTGTGtgtgcacaagtgtgtgtgtgtgtgtgtgatagagagaatGTGCCTTTATATCTTTTAGGTTCATCTTTCCAGTGTTCGAACAACtcaaatacattaataatattcaactttaatttttattttgtttttttaagaatattTTATCTGTGCCATTGTTTGTATCAGTGTGCCTGTATATCGCTGGAACAACAGTATTGCTTAATGTCTAAAAGTTCACTTTGGTGTTAACCACTTGATATTTTAGTCAAAGCACAGGTCAAGTCACGATCCATTTAGGGGAGAGAAATTGAACCGTATCACTCAGATCATCTCCAATCTTTTGGATgaatacacatttttatttaagtttgtttttttctctcattaatGCTTTCGGTGGAATATTAAATTACAAGGATGGTATTCTTGCTGAGTGTTTTTAAGtgttatttattacataatttaataaacatgtttttttccatCACTTTTTGACTTTTCTGTAACCGTATATATTTTCATCTACGATCTCTGCTTTAGGAAAAACTGCAGAAACGGAAATAATAGAATCACTGTCCAGTACCTCAGAGCAATGACCTGTACATGAACAGACAACTCAGGAACATGTGGCACATCATTTATGGTGAAATGACGTGCCAAGTTACTAGCTTGTTACTCCTAGCTCTGACAACAGTAGGCTGCTGAGATAAAGAAGTATTTAAATTGTTCCTCTCTAGTTGTAGCAGCAGTCTTGATCAGTGCATCAACCATTTAGTAAAATTTATACCACTACATCTTTATTACACAAAACATATTCAACACATGCTAACTGAGACAATGgtattttttgtttatctttCTTTATCACTAATCTCtggtaaccactttatcctgggcAGGCTGGTGttggatccagagcctatcctaGGAACACTGGGTGCATGGCAGGAATATGCCCTGGCTAGGATcgatcacattcacacacacattcacattcaaccAAGAGCCAGACCACCTTACTGGAATGATTGTGGGATAAGCGGAAGAAACAACTCAGAGGATACCCATGTGGTCAACAGGAAAATGTGAACTttccacacagacagaaacacactatGCCCCTGTATGTGTAGAACAAACCAAAATGGTCAAATGAATTGTGTGCCTATGAATAGATATGAAACTGCAAGTGTTGCATTCAGGGTTATTTGGTTTAATTGAATAACCTATAAAGCTCTGCATTTGGATCAAATGCAATTATTGTTAAATACAAGTgtgtttgtaaaataaaaataaaacttaaattaaaacttaaaacttaaaaacttaaaacttaaataaaaaagagtcaTGAGCTGGCATATTAACCGCTGCACCATATAGCTTCTCAAGAAGTTGGAGCAAATTGCATGCCGTGTCTTTCCGTGAGAGCATGTGCATGTCCAGGATCTGTAGGAGGACAGAACGTCCTCCTGATCCTGTATGGTTGAGCGGATACGCATTTCTCTCATTTGGCTGACACTTTTATTAAGTGACATACAACAGACACTTGCATATGCACACTGGCTATAAACAATTGATATTTATTAAGCTGCTTAACATATTTAACGAAATCAATTAATTATCAGTAAAATTTCTgtgcatggtggcttagtggttagcatgtttgcctcacacctccagggtcctgggtttgagtcttgctcccgctcactgtgtgtgtatggcgtttgcatgttctccccgtgcttggtgggtttcctcccacagtccaaagacacgcttctaggctgattggagtctctaaattgcctgtagtgtgtgattgcgtgagtgaacgagtgtgtgtgtgccctgcgatggattggccctccatccagggtgtatcctgccttgatgcctgatggctccccgtgacctgaggatagattggataagcggtactgacaatgaaatgaaaaaaatttctGTGCatattaatacactatattgccaaaggttttgggacacccctccaaaatcattgaattcaggtgttgttggGGGGttggggttgggctcggccccttagttccagtgaaaggaactcttaatgcttcagcataccaagacattttggacaatttcatgctcccaactttgtgggaacagtttggggatggccccttcctgttccaacatgactgcacaccagtgcacaaagcaaggtccataaagacatggatgagtgagtttagtgtggaggaacttcacagagtcctgacctcaacctgatagaacacctttgggatgaattagagcagagactgcgagtcagaccttctcgtccaacatcagtgcctgacctcacagatacacactcctaaaccttgtggaaagccttcccagaagagttgaagctgttatagctgcaaaagggagggccaactccatattacattcatgtgcatgtaaaggcagacgttctCGCCAGCAGGGGGCGGTGTAggacaataaacacaacaccaaaGATGTTCAGCATGTCCACAGGATGGCACACAGCCCAACGCGGGAAACGCGCCAATCAAGACTGCCGAAGTGCTCGCGTTTTCGATATGTACCACGAACATCGCAGATATCGAAAATAAAATGACACGGATATACAAACACAATTGCATTTAATCACAGTGCATAGTACAAAACGACAGCCAtgccaacccacacacacaaaccaatgACAACTCTTTAAATCACAAGATCTAAGTGGGAACTTTCATGAAATGTTGTCTGCATAATAGAACAAGACAAGATTATGCCTTTAAATGAGGTGCAAAGGTAATAGGTTTGGACTGTTTCTACATTTCTTTCACGCCATGATTGTTCTCGCGCTCTTTtgcccctcctcctcctcctcctactgaCTGTTCAGTACTTCGCGCGCTTCTCTCCTCAACCCCTCCCTCTTCGTAGAGACGGGGGAAAATGGGCGTGGTCAGAGAGTCTGCTGTAGAAAATtctagaaaagaaaaacatggagGCTGCTCTTCTTGGTACCAAccattttacaaattttttaacataaaaatcCATTCCACTTttgatatagatatatataggtATTCTTCAGTTCCCATGTTTATAGTTTTCTTATGCGGGTTAATTCAACTGCACTTTTATTCACTTTAGTGCTTTTGTTCTTCTTTATCAGATACTTCTACAGAGATCCTGTAATAATGTCAAGATGAACTGAAAactaaaacataaacaaagtCTATGCTTTCCCCAGTGTACTAAAAATAGCCATatcctgtgtgtctctgtcttttCCTCGTCTGAAAGCAATAAGCGGGGCATTTTCAATAGGGATCACTTTCAATGGTGGGGGCCACATTTCAGATCTGACCTGAATAAGGATTTGataaataatcataaacaaatcatgttttaaatatatatctttCCTAAATATGAAACCCCCCTAGAGGTCATTGGTGGAACTGCAATATAAATAGGCTAGCAGACATTTTGGgcagacagaacacacacacacattaagtcTCAACCTGAACGTGGCATAGAAACAAAATGGCTGACTCTATAGTAAAAAGCTTGATCAATTTTTCACCCATCAGCTTTTCCAAATTTCTACTTTCGTCTCTTTATTTCACTGTAAGGTGCTTAGCTCCCCCAGTATTGCTAATTTCCAAATAGTACGCTTGCTTCGAAGACAGCAATGATAACGATATGAAAACTAATGCATTTTTCTTCGCTAATGCTTTTGAGGCCCTTTTAATGGAAGATTATAGGAAAGTAATTTTGCTGTGTTAGTCATTAACACTGATGAATCATGCACAGT harbors:
- the septin3 gene encoding neuronal-specific septin-3 isoform X2 — its product is MRSSKYELKRWHTCKQDAHVSATWDKAVKYMSEIVPPEVKPKPAVPAKPSHVVLPATTPPGPLQGSGAGGQGSGGGSTLLGYVGIDTIIEQMRKKTMKTGFDFNIMVVGQSGLGKSTMVNTLFKSQVSRRSSGWSRDEKIPKTVEIKSVSHVIEEGGVKMKLTVIDTPGFGDQINNENCWEPISKYINEQYEKFLKEEVNIARKKRIPDTRVHCCLYFISPTGHSLRQLDIEFMKHLSRTVNIIPVIAKADTLTPEEKIEFKQRVRKELEVCGIEFYPQKEFDEDQEDKAENDKIREAMPFAVVGSDKEYQVNCKRVLGRKTAWGIVEVENPNHCEFSQLRDFLIRSHLQDLKEVTHNIHYETYRAKRLNDNGGLHPISTSNSTQESNL
- the septin3 gene encoding neuronal-specific septin-3 isoform X1, with product MADRMPQTGADKAYEQSLRDEYSLTVEQVNFAKLHQQDDSLPRKPSVSEARKSEQEIIPLPAIYAFSHMSEIVPPEVKPKPAVPAKPSHVVLPATTPPGPLQGSGAGGQGSGGGSTLLGYVGIDTIIEQMRKKTMKTGFDFNIMVVGQSGLGKSTMVNTLFKSQVSRRSSGWSRDEKIPKTVEIKSVSHVIEEGGVKMKLTVIDTPGFGDQINNENCWEPISKYINEQYEKFLKEEVNIARKKRIPDTRVHCCLYFISPTGHSLRQLDIEFMKHLSRTVNIIPVIAKADTLTPEEKIEFKQRVRKELEVCGIEFYPQKEFDEDQEDKAENDKIREAMPFAVVGSDKEYQVNCKRVLGRKTAWGIVEVENPNHCEFSQLRDFLIRSHLQDLKEVTHNIHYETYRAKRLNDNGGLHPISTSNSTQESNL
- the septin3 gene encoding neuronal-specific septin-3 isoform X3, with the translated sequence MSEIVPPEVKPKPAVPAKPSHVVLPATTPPGPLQGSGAGGQGSGGGSTLLGYVGIDTIIEQMRKKTMKTGFDFNIMVVGQSGLGKSTMVNTLFKSQVSRRSSGWSRDEKIPKTVEIKSVSHVIEEGGVKMKLTVIDTPGFGDQINNENCWEPISKYINEQYEKFLKEEVNIARKKRIPDTRVHCCLYFISPTGHSLRQLDIEFMKHLSRTVNIIPVIAKADTLTPEEKIEFKQRVRKELEVCGIEFYPQKEFDEDQEDKAENDKIREAMPFAVVGSDKEYQVNCKRVLGRKTAWGIVEVENPNHCEFSQLRDFLIRSHLQDLKEVTHNIHYETYRAKRLNDNGGLHPISTSNSTQESNL